The Streptomyces sp. cg36 genomic interval CTGGCTGGAGGGCCCCAACCAGTGGCCCGACGCGCTCCCCGAGCTGCGCACCGCGGTGCTCGACTGGCAGGACCGGCTGGCGGCGGTCGCCCACCGGCTGCTCCAGGAGCTGCTCGCCTCGATCGGCGCGCCCGCCGACTTCTTCGACGCGGCCTTCGCCGACCGCCCCCACCTGCACACCAAGCTGATCCGGTACCCCGGCAGCGCGCCGGAGGGCGACGGCCAGGGTGTCGGCGCCCACAAGGACTACGGCTTCCTCACGCTGCTGCTCCAGGACTCCGTCGGCGGCCTCCAGGTGCGCATGGGCGACGCGTTCGTGGACGTGCCGCCGCTGCCGGGCGCCTTCGTGGTCAACCTCGGCGAGCTCCTGGAGATCGCCACCGAGGGCTATCTGTCGGCGACCGACCACCGCGTCGTCTCGCCGCCCGGAGCGGTAGAGCGCTTCTCCGTGCCGTTCTTCTACAACCCCCGTCTGGACGCGCGGATCGAGACGGTCCCCGGCGCCTATCTGGCGCAGGCGCCGGGCGTCGCCCACAGCGCCGACAACCCGCTGCACGCCGAGTACGGACGCAACGAGCTCAAGGGGTGGCTGCGGGCGCACCCGCAGGTGGCCCGGGCACACCACCCGGAGCTGGCGGCCTGACGCGCCCCGGCGCCACGACCGCTCCGGCCGGGGCGTGCGCCGGCCGGGGCGTGCGGGGCGCCGTCCTCCCGCGGTCGGCGGCGCCCCGGAGGGAGCGGGGCCGGCTGCTCGGGGATAGGCGGCCCGGCTCCGCTTCCAGCTTGCGCCGTACTTCCGCGAAATGCACGGGCTCTGCGACCACTTAAAGTGGCCAATCCGGCTGCGGCAGGGCCGCCACGCGGGCGCCGAGGCAGGTGGGACGCATGTGGTCACCGGGTGTGACGGCCGCCCCTCGCCCGTCTACCGCGGTCGATCTACCGCCCCGGTATGACGCTCCCTCAGAGGGCTACGCCCGAAGTTCACAAGGGTTCAATCCCACGGTGAATGCCGTGCGGTACCGGCGATTCCTATGGTGTTCCGCACGCCGAGGGCAGAAGTCCTGCGGGGAACACCGAGGGAAGGAATGAATCCATGACCACGGCACGGGGGAAGTTCACGTTCGCGCACGCGGCGGTCGTCGCGATGGCCGTCACCGGAATCGGGGCCCTGCCCGCCCACGCCGCCCCCTCGGCGGCCGGAACCGCTCAGCAGGTCCCGGCGTCCACCGCCGCGCAGGACGCCGCCGCGTCCAAGAGCTACACGTACCTCTCCTTGGCAACGACCCGCACCCGGGGAAGCTGTACGTCTCGTAGGGCCGCGACGGGGGGAGCCGCACGCGCGGGGCCGGGGGCCCGCGCGTGCGGCCGTGTGTCCGCCCGGTGCCGGGCGGGGCGGGTGTGCCGGGCGCCGGCGGGGGCGCGGACGGGCTCTCAGCCCACGAACTCCTCCGCCCCGTACCGCACCTTCGCCTTCTTCCAGTCCACGCCCAGCCGGGCCGCGAACCGCTTGGCCAGCGGGAGGTCGGCCAGCGGGGCGATCAGGATGAGACGGCCGTCCCGGGCCGTCACCGAGCCGCCGCCGAGTTCGTCACGGGCCACCGGGTCCTCGACGAGGGCGTCGTGCAGGGCGCGCGGGGTGACGCCGGGGGCCTCGATGTCCACGGCGTTGGTCTGCGGCGAGTCGCGCGGCAGATGGCGGAAGGTGAGGACCGACTCCTGCTTGTACTGCTTGCGGATGACGTCCGCGATGTGGTGCAGCCCGTCGGCGCTGACGTGGTTGACGTCGAACTCGCGCGAGCGCTCGTAGGTCGTCTGCTTGAGGTCCGAGGACCAGAACACGCCGTCCAGCAGGGTGGAGCGGCCGGTGCGCGCGCCGTTGGCTTGGACGATCTCGCGCACCTCGCGGTCGAAGCGCCGCAGCGATTCCTTCAGCCGGGCGTCGTCGGGGTCGGTGATGACGGCGGTGTTGTCGGTCGCGAAGATCTCGGCCGTCACCGCGGCGTGGGACCCGCCGGCGTGGGACGCCGTCGCGGTGGCCGTGCCGGTGGCCGTCGCGGCCACCGTCAGGGTGCCCGCCGCGAACAGGATGCCGAACCGTCGATTCATGTGCGCGCAACTCCCTGTCGCGGGCCCCCGTGGGCCGAACGGTGCTGCGTCGGCCGACGCACCGGGATCACGGTAGAGGCTGGGCCGGGGCACTTTCCTGGATCTGCACCCATATGGCCGAGATTCGCCATCCCCGCCCCCGGTCCCAACGCGGCGGCTCCCGCCGGGTCCTCGCGCGCCCCCGGCGGGACCTCTCAGCGGCGGGGCGCCCTCAGAAGAACACCCCGCACCGCAGCAGCACGTTCGCGTACGGTCGCGCCTCCCCCGTCCGCACGACCAGCCGCGCCCCCGACGACAGCGCCTTCAACCGCTCGTGCGCGACCAATTCGAGCTCCGGGAAGCGCCCGGCCAGCAGACGGGCGGCGGCCGGGTTGGCCGCGTCCGTCTCGCGCGCCGCCGTGGCGCCCTCGACCACCAGCTCGGCCAGGAGCCCGTCGAGGACCTCGGCGAACGACGGCACCCCGGCCCGGAACGCCAGGTCGACCACGCGCGGGCCGGGCGGAATGGGCATGCCCGCGTCGCAGACCAGGACCCCGTCGCCGTGGCCCAACTCGGCCAGCGCGCCCGCGAGATGGCGGTTGAGGACGCCCGACCGCTTCATCGGGCGAAGACCTCGTCGGCGGTGGGGTACGACTCCTGCGCGCCGCGTCTGGTGACGGCGGCGGCCCCCACCCGTACGGCGAACGCGGCGGCCTCGGCCAGGTCCTCGCCCAGGCTCAGCCGCCAGGCGAGCGCCGCGGTGAAGGCGTCGCCCGCCCCGGTGGTGTCCACCGCGTCCACCTTCGGGCTCGGCACGCGGACGAAGGACTGCGTGCTCCCGGCGGCGACGAGGGCGCCCGCCGCGCCCAGGGTGATCACCACCGAGCGCGGGCCGCGCAGCAGCAGCGACCGGGCCCAGTCCTCGGGGGCCGGGCCCGCCGAGTCGCCGAGCAGGAAGCGGGCCTCGTGCTCGTTGACGATCAGCGGGTCGCAGGCCGCCAGCACCTCGGCCGGGAGCGGCCCCGGTGGTGAGGGGTTGAGGACGAAGCGGCTGCCGAAGGCGAGGCTGCGCACGGTCTCCACCACCGTCTCCAGCGGGATCTCCAGCTGCGCGGAGACCACCCGGGACGCCTGGAAGAGGCTGGCGGCGGCGTGCACGTCGGCGGGCGCCAGACGGGCGTTGGCGCCGGGCGAGACGACGATGCTGTTGTCGCCCGACGGGTCCACGGTGATCAGCGCGACCCCGGTGGGCGCCCCGCCGACCAGCATCCCGACCGTGTCGACCCCGGCGGCGCGCTGGGACTCGATGAGCAGCCGGCCGTGGCCGTCGTCGCCGACCCGGGCCAGCAGCGCGGTGCGCGCCCCGAGCCGGGCGGCGGCCACGGCCTGGTTGGCGCCCTTGCCGCCCGGGTGGACGGCCAGGTCCGAGCCGAGGACGGTCTCGCCGGGGGCGGGGCGCCGGTCGACGCCGATCACGAGGTCGGCGTTGGCGGACCCGACGACCAGAAGGTCGTAGTCGTACATCCCTGTCCTGCTTTCGCTGCGGGGCTCGGTGGCCGTGGTCACTGGAAGTCGGCGACGTTCTGCCGGGTGACGACCAGCACCTGGACCTTCACCGTGCTCTCCACCCGCTCGCCCCCGGCCGCCCGTACCGCGTTGCGGACGGCGATCCGGCCGAGTTCGGCGGGCTGTTGCGCGACCGACGCGTACAGCGTGCCCGCTGAGACCGCCTTCAGGCCATCGGGGGTGCCGTCGAAGCCGACCACGGCGACGGAGGAGCCCGCACGGGCGCCCAGTGCCTTGATCGCGCCGAGCGCCATCTCGTCGTTCTCGGCGAAGACCCCGGCCACGTCCGGGTGGGACTGGAGGAGGTTGGTCATCACGTCGAGGCCCTTGGTGCGGTCGAAGTCGGCGGGCTGACGGGCCACCACGGTGATCCCGGGGTACGCCGTGATGCCCTCGGCGAAGCCCTGCCCGCGCTCTCGGGAGGCGGAGGTGCCCGCGGTGCCCTGGAGGACGACGACGCTGCCCCGGCCGCCGAGCTTGTCGGCGAGGGCCTTGGCGGCGAGCCTGCCGCCCGCGACGTTGTCGGAGGCGACGAGGGTGGCGACGTCGGCCTTGTTGACGCCCCGGTCGGCGGCGACGACGGGAACGCCCGCCTTGTTCGCGGCCCGTACGGACGGGCCGACCGCGTCGGAGTCCACCGGGTTGACGATGATCGACTTCATGCCGGAGCCGGTGAAGTTCTGGATCTGGTTGGCCTGTTGGGAGGCGTCGTTCTGGGCGTCGGTGACGGTGAGGTCGATCCCGGCCGCCTTGGCCTCGGCCTCCGCCCCGGCCTTCATCTGGACGAAGAAGGGGTTGTTGAGGGTGGAGAGCGACATGCCCACCTTGGTCGACTTGCCGGACGCGCCCGGGTGGACGAAGGAGAGGGCGCCCAGCACGGCGGCCAGTCCCACCGCGCCCAGGGCCAGCTTGGCCGCCCCGCGCCCACCGCCGAAGCCGCCGGGCCCGGCGCCGCCCGCGCCCGGCACGGCCCCGGCGCGCCGGCGCAGGGTGTCGAGCAGGACGGCTAGGGCGATGACGACTCCGATGACCACCTGCTGCCAGAAGGCGGACACGGACAGCAGGTTGAGGCCGTTGCGCAGCACGGCGAGGATCAGCGCGCCGATCAGGGTGCCGGACGCCTTGCCGACGCCGCCGGACAGGCTGGCGCCGCCGATCACCACGGCCGCGATCGCGTCCAGCTCGTACCCCTGGGCGGCCTGCGGCTGGGCGGAGACCAGCCGGGAGGCCAGCACGATGCCCGCGACGGCCGCGAACAGGCCGGAGAGCGCGTAGATGGCGACCTTCTGCCGCTTGACCCGCAGCCCGGACAGCCGGGCGGCCTCCTCGTTGCCGCCGATGGCGTACATCGAGCGGCCCAGATACGTACGGGTCAGGATCAGGGCGGTGAGCAGGCCCATCGCCACCATCACCAGGACGGGGACGGGCAGATGGCCGCCGAGGGTGTCGCCGACGCGGGAGACGGACCCGGGGAAGGCGATCGGGCTTCCCTGCGAGATGACCAGGGACAGGCCACGGCCCACCGAGAGCATCGCCAGGGTGGCGATGAACGGCGGGAGCTTGCCGTAGGCGACGAGCGCTCCGCTGACCAGGCCGCAGGCGATGCCGGTGCCGACTGCGAACAGGACGGCCAGCCACACCGGCAGGCCCTGCTTGGTGGCCGTCCAGGCGAGCACGGTCGCGGAGAGCGCCGCCACCGATCCCACCGACAGGTCGATGCCCGCCGAGACGATCACGAAGGTGACGCCGAAGGCGAGGATCGCGGTGACGGCGGCCTGGACACCGACGTTGAGCAGGTTCTGGGTGGTGAGGAAGTCCCCGGAGAGCAGCGACATCGCCACCACGAGGACCACCAGGGCGCTGAGCGCGCCGTTGTCGAGCAGGAGACGGCGGAGCGCGGGGGCGCCACTCGCGCCCCGGGTGCTCTGGAGCGTGTCAGTGGCCACGGGAGCCCTCCACATCGTTCGTCGCTGGGGTGGGTACGGCCGCCGCGCCGACGGCGAGTTCCATCACGGCTTCCTGGGTGGCCAGGTGCGCGGGGAGCTCCCCGGCGATCCGGCCCTGGGCCATGACGAGCACCCGGTCGCTCATGCCGAGGACCTCGGGCAGATCGCTGGAGATCATGAGGACGGCGTGTCCGGAGGCGGTGAGTTCATTGATGAGCTGGTAGATCTCGACCTTGGCGCCGACGTCGATGCCCCGGGTCGGTTCGTCGAGGATGAGCACCTTCGTGTCGGCCAGCAGCCACTTGCCGATGACGACCTTCTGCTGGTTGCCGCCGGACAGGGTGCGCACCGGCTGCCCGAGCCCGGCCATGCGGACGCCCAGTTCCCCGGCGATCCGCGCGGCGGCGGTGCGTTGGCCCTTGCGGTCGACGAGTCCGGCGCGGGTGGCCGAGCGCAGGGTGACCAGGCCGAGGTTCTCCTGCACGGAGGCGTCCAGGACGAGGCCCTGGCCCTTGCGGTCCTCGGGGACGAGGCCGAGGCCGGCGTCCATCGCGGCGCCGACGTCGTGGCGGGGCAGCGGCGCGCCGCCGACGTGGACGGTGCCGCTGTCGTAGCGGTCGGCGCCGAAGACCGCGCGGGCGACCTCGGTGCGTCCGGCGCCGACCAGACCGGCCAGCCCCACGACCTCCCCGGCCCGCACCTCGAAGCCGACGTCGTGGAAGGCGCCGTCGCGGGTCAGTCCGCGCACCGAGAGCAACGGGGGCCCGGTGTCCGGGCGTTCGCGCGGGTAGTGCTGGTCGATGCCGCGCCCGACCATCAGCCGGACGAGTTCGTCCTGCGGGGTCGTGGCGGGCACCTGGCCGACGCTGCGGCCGTCGCGCAGCACGGTGACGCGGTCGCCCAGGGCCGCGATCTCGTCGAGGTGGTGGGTGATGAAGACGACGCCGACGCCGTCCGCGCGCAGTGCGCGCACGATGGCGAAGAGCTTGTCGACCTCCTCGGAGGTGAGGACGGCGGTCGGCTCGTCCATGATCAGTACGCGGGCGTCCAGGCTGAGCGCCTTGGCGATCTCCACCATCTGGAGCCGGGCGATGCCCAGTTCGCGCACGCGCGTCCGGGGTGCGACGTCGACGCCCACCCGTTCCAGGAGCGCGGCGGCCTCCGCCTCCATCCGGCGGCGGTCGATCAGGCCGTAGCGGCGCGGCTGGCGGCCCAGGAAGACGTTCTCGGCGACGGTGAGGTCGGGGACGAGGTTGAACTCCTGGTGGATGGTGGCGATCCCGAGCCGCTCGGCGTCCTGGGCGCCGTGGACGCGCACCTCCTCGCCGCCGACGAGGACGCGTCCGGCGTCGGGGCGGTGGACGCCGGAGAGCATCTTGATCAGGGTGCTCTTGCCGGCGCCGTTCTCGCCGAGCAGGACGTGCACCTCGCCGCGGCGCAGCTCGAAGTCGACGCCGTCCAGCGCGACGACGCCGGGGAACTCCTTGCGCACGCCTTCGACGCGCAGCAACTCGTCGGTGCCGCTCATGGCCTGCTCCTGGACGTACGGTCGGGGGCGGATCCGTCCGGCGCGGCCTCGCCGCAGGAGCGGCGGACCACCAGACGGGCGGGCAGGGTGACCGGTTCGGGGGTCCGTCCCTCGATGCGGTCGACGAGCGCGCGGACCGCGGCGCGGCCGAGCTCGCCGGTGGGCTGGGCGATCGCGGTGATCGGCGGATCGGTGTGCACGAACCAGGGGATGTCGTCGAACGCGGCGAGCCCGATGTCGTGCGGCACCCGCAGCCCGCGGGCCCGGATGGCGTCGAGCGCGCCGAGCGCCATCAGGTTGTCGGCGGCGAAGACCACGTCGGGCGGCTCGGGCAGGGCGAGGAAGCGTTCGGTGGCCCGGCGCCCGCTGTCGGCCTGGAAGTCGCCCTGGCCGATGTGGGCGTCGGGCAGCGGGAGGTGGTGCTCGCGCAGGGCGTCCCGGAAGGCCGCGACGCGTTCGCTGCCGGTGGTGGTGGCCGCCGGACCGGCGATGATGGCGAGCCTGCGGTGGCCGAGTCCGTGCAGATGGGCGACCAGGTCGCGGATGGCGGCGCGGCCGTCGGCGCGGACGACGGGGACGTCCACGCCGGGGATCCAGCGGTCGACGAAGACCATGGGGGTGCCCGCGCGGGCCGCCTCCAGCATCAGCGGCGAGCCGCCGTCGGTGGGCGAGACCAGCAGTCCGTCGATGCGCCGGTCGAGCAGGGTGCGGACGTGGTGGTCCTGGAGTTCGGGGCGCTCGTCGGCGTTGCCGATGATGACGCTGTAGCCCAGCGCGCGGGCCTCCTCCTCGACCGAGCGGGCCAGCTCGGTGAAGTACGGGTTGAGCACGTCGCTGATGACCAGGCCGAGGGTGCGGGTCTGGTCGGTGCGCAGGGACCGGGCGACGGCGTTGGGCCGGTAGCCGAGCGCGTCGACGGCGGCCAGGACCCGCGCGCGTGCGTCGGGGCTGACGGAGGGGTGGCTGTTGAGGACGCGCGAGACGGTGGCGACGGACACCCCCGCCCGTGCCGCGACGTCCTTGATGCTCGCCATGTGCGGGACCACCTCCGCTGCGGACCCGGGGTCCGGGACCTCTTGGAATCGATTACACGGAGGATTGGAATCGATTACACGCCACTCGGCAACCCCCTTCCCGCCCTCCGAGATCCGATCGTGATGACCGCCCGCCAGGCCGGGCGCCGCCCGACGGCCCGGACGGGCGGCTCCGGCAGCGACCGATTCCCACCGCCTCCGCCCACCAACTACTGGTGCTGGTGCGGCAGTTGATGAAAACTCTCCCCCTGTCACGTACCGAGGAACGCTCTTCCACTCGTCGCGCGCCGGCCGCGCCGGCCCGCGTAAGGAGCCGTCCATGCGTACAGGAAGAACCGGAAGGCTACGCGCCGCCGCCGTCGCGGTCCTGGCGGTCGCCGGGCTGCTGGCCCCCGCGGGCCACGCCGCAGGGGCCGCGGCCCACGAGGCCGGGGCCGAGACGCAGGAGGCCGGGGTCCAACAGGCCGGGGCCGGGACGCAGGAGGAGGACGACGACGCGGGCCCGGCCGCACCCGCCGAGTACAGCTACCTCCAGAAGGCGGTGCCGGGCCTGCCGCTGCCCCGGCACGCCTACGACACGGCCGCAGCCCAGGCCGAGGCGCTCCCGGCCACCGGCGGCACCTGGCAGGGCGTCGGCCCCACCAACATCGGCGGCCGGGTCACCTCCCTCGCCCTCGACCCGCGCCACCCCGACACCCTGTACGCGGCGGCGGCCAGCGGCGGGGTGTGGCGCTCGACGGACGCGGGGCGCACCTTCGCGCCCGCCTGGCCCGAGCGCGGCACCCAGGCCATGGGCGCGCTCGCCACCGCCCCCGACGGCACCCTGTACGCGGGCACCGGCGAGCCCAACCCGGGCGGCGGCAGCGTGACGTACGAGGGCACCGGCGTCTACCGCTCCACCGACCAGGGCCGCAGCTGGCGGGCCGTGGGGCTGCGGGACTCGGGCGCGGTCGGCGCCCTCGCGGTGGACCCGCGCCGCCCGCGCCGGATCCTGGCGGCGGCCACCGGCTCGCTCTACAACGGGGGCGGCGACCGGGGCGTCTACCTCTCCGACGACGCGGGCGGCTCGTGGCGGCGGGTGCTGGACGTGCCCAACGCCTTCACCGGCGCGGTCGACGTCCAGCGCGACCCGGCGGACCCGGACCGCGTCTACGCGGTGCTCTGGGACCACCGGCGCGTACCGGACCGGCGCACCTACGGCGGTACGGGCTCCGGCGTCTACCGCTCCGACGACGGCGGCCGTCACTGGCACCGGCTCGGCGGCGGGCTGCCCACCGCCGACTCGGGCCGCATCGGCCTGGGTGTCGCCGCCTCCGCGCCCGGCCGTCTGTACGCCCTGGTCGGTGCGACAGACGGCGCGTTCGGCTCCTTCCTCACCTCGGCGGACCACGGGGAGCACTGGACGAAACTGCCCGACAGCGCGGTGCTCACCGACTCCCAGTCGAGCTATTCGTGGTGGTTCGGCAAGGTGTGGGTCGACCCGGCCGACGCCGGACACGTCCACGCGGCCGGGGTGGGCCTGCTGACCACCGAGGACGGCGGGGCGACCTGGACCAGCGAGGAGGACGCGGTCCACGCCGACCAGCACGCGATGATCTGGGACCCGCGCCACCCCGGCCGGGTCTATCTGGGCAACGACGGCGGCGTCTACCGCTCGGACGCGCGCGGCGACGGCGGCTGGACCAAGGCGGTGTACGAGCCGTGGACCCAGCTCTACACGGTGGCGGCCACCCCGCAGGACCCCGCCCGCATCTCCGGCGGCGCGCAGGACAACGGCTCGATCCGCTCCTGGGGCGGCGACCGGTTCAACGAGTACCTGGGCGGCGACGGCCTCCAGAACCTCATCGACCCCACCGACCCCGACCGGGTGTACGCCTGCTACCAGTACGGCAACTGCTTCCGCTCCACGGACGGCGGCGCCACGCTGAGCGAGTACACCGACTCCACCACCGCCGAGCGGCGCAACTGGCTCACCCCCGTCCAGTTCGACCCGGTCGACCCCCGGGTCCTCTACTACGGCGGCGACCGCCTCAACCGGTCCGCCGACGGCGGCGCGACCTGGCAGCCGATCAGCCCCGACCTCACCGGCGGCCCCGGCCGCGACAGCTATCCGTACGGCACGATCACCACGGTCGCCGCCGCGCGGGACGGCCGTACCGTGTGGGCGGGCACGGACGACGGACGGGTGTGGGTGACCCGCGACCTCGGCGCCCACTGGACGCGGGTGCTCTCGGGTCAGCCCTGGGTGACCCGGATCGCGGTGGACCCGGCCGATCCGGCGACCGCGTACGTCTCGCTCTCCGGCTACCGCTCGGGCTCAGCGCAGCCGCATCTGCTGCGGACCCGGGACGCGGGGGCGAGATGGGCCGATCTGTCCGGAAACCTTCCCCAGGCGCCGGTGAACGACGTGGTGCTCACTGGCCGGAACACGCTCTACGCCGCCACCGACCAGGGGGTGTTCGTGAGCGGGCGCGGCGGCTGGCGGCGGCTGGGCGGCGGGCTGCCGCTGGTGCCGGTGTCGGACATCACATACGACCCGGCCGGGCACCGTCTGGTGGCCGCGACCTTCGGCCGCGGCTTCTACACCCTCCGCACCCCGTAAGCGATCTGACGCACCATCAGGCCCCCGCCGGTCCGTCCGGCGGGGGCCTTTTCGCGCGGGCGCGGCAGTGGCCGGTTCCGATGAGTCGGGCCGGGGTACTCCCCCGATGAATTCTCGCCATGTACCGTTCAAACGCGCGTGGTCCGGACGTACCCCAACTGCCGTTCTACGCGCGCAGACTGGGCGCCCGCACCGCCTCTCCCCCACCCCTCATGGAGGTAGCAGGATGCTCCGAACCCGGAGTTCCACACGGCCACGGCTGACGATCGCCACCACACTGGCCGTGTTCGGTCTGCTGGGCGGCGGCACCGCCGCCCTCGCGGCCACCGCACCGACCGGCGCCGCGCCGACCGCCGCCGCGGCCACCGCACCGCACCGCGTGCTCTTCGACAACTCGAAGGCCGAGACCGCCGGCAACGCCGACTGGATCATCAGCACCAGCCAGCCCGACCCGCTGGGCCAGAAGGCCAATCCCTCGGCGGAGACCGACTGGACCGGTGCGCTCTCCTCCTGGGGCGTCGCGCTCCAGAAGACGGGCAACTACTCCCTCAAGACGCTGCCGTCGGGCAACACCATCACGTACGGCACGTCCTCGCCGCTGGACCTGCAGAACTTCGACACGTTCGTGCTCCCCGAGCCCAACGTGCTCCTCTCGGCGGCGGAGAAGACCGCCGTCATGAAGTTCGTGCAGAACGGCGGAGGTCTCTTCATGATCTCCGACCACACCGGCTCCGACCGCAACAACGACGGCGCCGACGCGGTCAAGGTCCTCAACGACCTGATGACCAACAACAGCGTGGACAGCACCGACCCGTTCGGCTTCTCCGTCGACGCGCTCAACATCGCCAACGACAACCCCAGGGCCATCTCCAGCACCACCGACCCGGTGCTGAACGGATCCTTCGGGAAGGTCACCGGCAGCATCATCCGCAACGGCACCACCGTCACCCTCAAGCCCGCCGACAACCCGGCGGTCAAGGGCCTGGTGTACCGGACCGGCTCCTCGGGCAACACCGGCGCCTTCTTCGCGACCAGCACCTTCGGCAGCGGCCGGGTGGCGTTCTGGGGCGACAGCTCGCCGATCGACGACGGCACCGGCCAGCCCGGCAACACCCTCTTCGACGGCTGGGACGACCCGGCGGGCACGGACGCGGCCCTCGCCCTCAACGGTACGGAGTGGCTCTCCGGCGCCGCCGGTTCGGGCGGCACGGGCGGTACCGGCGGCACCGGTGGCGGAGGCGGCGGCACCTGCACCGCGGCCCAGCTGCTCGGCAACCCCGGCTTCGAGTCCGGCGACTCGGTGTGGTCCGGCAGCAGCGGGGTCATCACCACCGACTCCGGCGAGGCCGCGCACACCGGCACGTACAAGGCATGGCTGAGCGGCTACGGCTCGGCGCACACCGACACGCTGTCCCAGACGGTGACGGTACCGGCGGGCTGCACCAGCGCCAGGCTCAGCTTCTACCTGCACGTCGACACCGCCGAGACCACCACCACGACGGCGTACGACACGCTCAAGGCGCAGGTGACCGACGCGGGCGGGACGGTCCTCTCCACGCTCGCCACCTACTCCAACCTCAATGCCGCGAACGGCTACCAGCAGCGCACCTTCGACCTGAGCGGCTACGCCGGGCAGACGGTGACGCTGAAGTTCACCGGCACCGAGGGCTCCACGCTGCAGACGTCGTTCGTCATCGACGACACCGCGCTCGACGTGAGCTGACACCAGCCGACCGCCGACGGCCGCCGCCCGCCCCGCTCCGGGGTGGGCGGCGGCCGTCGTTCGTGCGGCGGGCCCGTCACGGACCTTGTCTTGTCGGCCGCCGCTCATTACCTTCCCGTAACCACCCCGCACACCATTGTCATGCTCTCCACAAGCTCACACCGGAGTGACGATGTCCGTTTCCCGTACGCTCGGTTCCCTGGCGGCCGTCGCGGCCCTCGTCGCGGCCGGGACGCCCGCCTCCGCCACCGGCGCGTCCGCGTCCGGAGCCACCGCCCTGCGCGAGGTCATGTTCGTCGGCAACAACTGGGACGGCACCGCCGACGTCGTGGCGTCCGGCGGCGACTTCGCCAGGATCGGCCGGGTCAACGTGATCCCCGACAAGGACCAACGGCTCACCGAGATCTACCTCAACCCCATCAAACTCGCCTACTTCCTGGGCATCCGCCAGGGTCCCGGCGAAGGGCACGACCAGTTCGTGGACGACATGTACACCACGCCCGACGGCTCGGCCGTGGTCGTCTCGCGCCCCAGCTTCGCCGACGTCGTCTCCATCGACCTGGCCACCGGCCGCGTCAACTGGCGCTTCCCCGTGTCGGGTTACCGCTCGGACCACATGGCGGTCTCCCCCGACGGCACCGAGGTCGCCGTCTCCGCCTCCACCTCCAACACCGTGCACGTCCTCGACATCACCACCGGCCGGCAGCTCGGCTCGTTCGCGACCGG includes:
- a CDS encoding isopenicillin N synthase family dioxygenase produces the protein MSSTTLLATSLPVVDLSQADDPATRDAFRAGLHRAARDTGFFHLTGHGIDDAEVARIQRLTRDFFALPEADRIAVSNLRSPHFRGYTRIGHELTGGRSDWRDQLDVGAERPAPTVGPDDPAYRWLEGPNQWPDALPELRTAVLDWQDRLAAVAHRLLQELLASIGAPADFFDAAFADRPHLHTKLIRYPGSAPEGDGQGVGAHKDYGFLTLLLQDSVGGLQVRMGDAFVDVPPLPGAFVVNLGELLEIATEGYLSATDHRVVSPPGAVERFSVPFFYNPRLDARIETVPGAYLAQAPGVAHSADNPLHAEYGRNELKGWLRAHPQVARAHHPELAA
- the rbsD gene encoding D-ribose pyranase, translating into MKRSGVLNRHLAGALAELGHGDGVLVCDAGMPIPPGPRVVDLAFRAGVPSFAEVLDGLLAELVVEGATAARETDAANPAAARLLAGRFPELELVAHERLKALSSGARLVVRTGEARPYANVLLRCGVFF
- a CDS encoding ribokinase — encoded protein: MYDYDLLVVGSANADLVIGVDRRPAPGETVLGSDLAVHPGGKGANQAVAAARLGARTALLARVGDDGHGRLLIESQRAAGVDTVGMLVGGAPTGVALITVDPSGDNSIVVSPGANARLAPADVHAAASLFQASRVVSAQLEIPLETVVETVRSLAFGSRFVLNPSPPGPLPAEVLAACDPLIVNEHEARFLLGDSAGPAPEDWARSLLLRGPRSVVITLGAAGALVAAGSTQSFVRVPSPKVDAVDTTGAGDAFTAALAWRLSLGEDLAEAAAFAVRVGAAAVTRRGAQESYPTADEVFAR
- a CDS encoding substrate-binding domain-containing protein — its product is MATDTLQSTRGASGAPALRRLLLDNGALSALVVLVVAMSLLSGDFLTTQNLLNVGVQAAVTAILAFGVTFVIVSAGIDLSVGSVAALSATVLAWTATKQGLPVWLAVLFAVGTGIACGLVSGALVAYGKLPPFIATLAMLSVGRGLSLVISQGSPIAFPGSVSRVGDTLGGHLPVPVLVMVAMGLLTALILTRTYLGRSMYAIGGNEEAARLSGLRVKRQKVAIYALSGLFAAVAGIVLASRLVSAQPQAAQGYELDAIAAVVIGGASLSGGVGKASGTLIGALILAVLRNGLNLLSVSAFWQQVVIGVVIALAVLLDTLRRRAGAVPGAGGAGPGGFGGGRGAAKLALGAVGLAAVLGALSFVHPGASGKSTKVGMSLSTLNNPFFVQMKAGAEAEAKAAGIDLTVTDAQNDASQQANQIQNFTGSGMKSIIVNPVDSDAVGPSVRAANKAGVPVVAADRGVNKADVATLVASDNVAGGRLAAKALADKLGGRGSVVVLQGTAGTSASRERGQGFAEGITAYPGITVVARQPADFDRTKGLDVMTNLLQSHPDVAGVFAENDEMALGAIKALGARAGSSVAVVGFDGTPDGLKAVSAGTLYASVAQQPAELGRIAVRNAVRAAGGERVESTVKVQVLVVTRQNVADFQ
- a CDS encoding sugar ABC transporter ATP-binding protein, which encodes MSGTDELLRVEGVRKEFPGVVALDGVDFELRRGEVHVLLGENGAGKSTLIKMLSGVHRPDAGRVLVGGEEVRVHGAQDAERLGIATIHQEFNLVPDLTVAENVFLGRQPRRYGLIDRRRMEAEAAALLERVGVDVAPRTRVRELGIARLQMVEIAKALSLDARVLIMDEPTAVLTSEEVDKLFAIVRALRADGVGVVFITHHLDEIAALGDRVTVLRDGRSVGQVPATTPQDELVRLMVGRGIDQHYPRERPDTGPPLLSVRGLTRDGAFHDVGFEVRAGEVVGLAGLVGAGRTEVARAVFGADRYDSGTVHVGGAPLPRHDVGAAMDAGLGLVPEDRKGQGLVLDASVQENLGLVTLRSATRAGLVDRKGQRTAAARIAGELGVRMAGLGQPVRTLSGGNQQKVVIGKWLLADTKVLILDEPTRGIDVGAKVEIYQLINELTASGHAVLMISSDLPEVLGMSDRVLVMAQGRIAGELPAHLATQEAVMELAVGAAAVPTPATNDVEGSRGH
- a CDS encoding LacI family DNA-binding transcriptional regulator; this encodes MASIKDVAARAGVSVATVSRVLNSHPSVSPDARARVLAAVDALGYRPNAVARSLRTDQTRTLGLVISDVLNPYFTELARSVEEEARALGYSVIIGNADERPELQDHHVRTLLDRRIDGLLVSPTDGGSPLMLEAARAGTPMVFVDRWIPGVDVPVVRADGRAAIRDLVAHLHGLGHRRLAIIAGPAATTTGSERVAAFRDALREHHLPLPDAHIGQGDFQADSGRRATERFLALPEPPDVVFAADNLMALGALDAIRARGLRVPHDIGLAAFDDIPWFVHTDPPITAIAQPTGELGRAAVRALVDRIEGRTPEPVTLPARLVVRRSCGEAAPDGSAPDRTSRSRP